The window TCGCTACCTCAAACGCGTTGAGCTGCTGACCGTTCCTTCAGAGGAACCAACGCTGTCGCGGTTTGCTGTCGAATGGAAAGACCAGAAAGCGCGCGCAGCACAGTGCTCCTTCATCTCGGTTGCATCTTCTGCTACAACACATCCTGGGATAGCATGACGCATCCCTGCGATCAGGAGAGAGCAATGAAAGCTTCGGTTTTGGCGTTAGGCGGCTTGATCATCTTGTCGATCACATCAGCCAACGCAGCTCCCAAAGCCACGGCCGCCCCGACCACGGCGGTCAGCCCGGTCGCGTGTTCCACCTCGGGTGGCGGCTTTGGGAGCTACCCGTCAGGCTGCCGAAACGGAGCAAACTTCAAGACCTACAATGAGTGCAAGGAATCAGGCGTCAAGCGCGGCTGGCGACACGAAGATATGGCGTGGTACTGCAGCGGTCTGGGACTGCAATAGCGCGGTCATTGTGCATTTCATGGCCGCAGGGGCGAACAGCCATTGTGCTGTATACGGCCGCGGACCTACAGCGACGGTTGGAGCGTCCCATGGAATGCACAATCCGGCCCGCACTCGTAGATGATGCCGATGAGATCAGCGTGGTCATCTTACGGGCGCTGCGGGAAACGAACGCGAAGGACTACGCGGACGAGATCATCGAAAGGATCGCGCATAGTTTCAGTCCAGATGCCGTACGGCGGCTGATCGGACAACGCACCGTGTTTGTCGCCACGATCCGCAGCCGCATCGTTGCGACCGCAGTCTCGACGGAAGCGTGGTCCGCACGGTCTTCGTCGCTCCCGATGTTCAGGCCCGGGGCATCGGCAAGCTGCTGATGGTCGAGATCGAGCATACCGCACGCGAGCGCAACATCCCTTCGTTGACCCTCTCTTCGTCAGTCACCGCTGAGGCCTTCTACGCCCGGCTCGGGTTCAACGGCGTGCGCGACAACTATCATGGCGACGAACGCACGATCGTCATGGAGCGATTGCTAAAGGACCCGACCTAGATCCGGTTTGGACTGTTCTCTGGGATTCAGCGGGCGCGGGCTTATTGTATCGCCTACCGCCGCGCGGCGAGCACGTTCGAAGGAGGGGTTTGCAACGCTGCGCGCCTCTCGCTGAGGGCATGATCGAACAGTTCGAGCACCAGGCCGAAGGCTGCCAGCTCCTCTTCCTCGATGGCGCCGTCATCGTAGCAGCCGAGCGTTTCCTCTATGATGCTGTCAACCTCCTGCTGCATGGCCAGCAGCTCATGGTCGAACTCTGCAGTGCGCACCTTGGAAACCAGCGCCAGAATTCTGTTGCGATGGCCAGTGTTCTCGTCGCGTTCATCCCGATTCAGATATTGACGCAGCCAGGCGCCCGCCGAGCCAATGCCGGAGAGAAGCAGGAGCGCAAACCAGAAGTAGTCGCCGTACCTGTCGAGGAAGGTGCGCTCAGTGCCGTCGATCACGGCCGCCGCTCCCCGGTGAACCGGCAGCTCGGCTTCTTTCTCAGTGTCCGGCTTGGTGATTTGCGCAGCGCCTGGTACCTGCCTGGCAATCGCCTGGCGGAGGGCGAATTGCTGGCGGTAAAACGCCGCCACTGTGGTTTCGGACAAGGCATTCCGCGCTACGATCAAATGGCTGACACTGACGGTCTCCACCTTGTCATCCGGCCGGGCTGGATTCGCATTGAAAATGCTTGGCGGAATTTCCTCCGATTCATAACGCGGATGCTTCAGGGCGATGGCTTCCGATGCGTCGATCGCGAGAAATTTCGGCTCGCCACGCGTCCGGGCGGTCGCGGCAATCGCGTCGGCGGTTATCTTGCTATCGAGCGGACCGACCGCCATGAAGGCGTCGAGGCTCGGGTCACGCGCCAGCTCCTCAAGCTGGCCCGTGCCGAATTGAGCGACCGTGACCTTGTCCGGCTCCACACCGGCGGCGCTCAGGATGACTCTCAGCAACGCGGCGTTCGCTGGGGTCGCGCCAATCACCCCCACCTTATGCCCAGCGAGATCTGCGACCTCCTTGATTTTCGGCGCCGGCTTTCGCTTGGAGCCCTTGCCCGCCGGTCCCGAAGAAGACCACAGCACGACGAAGTTCTTGCGCAAGATGACGACTGTTTGCGCGTCGGCCGGCATTTCCAGATCGCCGCGACCCACCGCAAGATCGGCTTTGCCGGCACCGAGCAGGGCGAGAGCTTCGGCCGCTCCGGCGGTCGTGATCGGAGACAGCCTCACGGTCCTGCTCTCGTTGGCAAAGGCCTCGGTCATCGCCTCGATCACTTTGTGATCGTTGCTTCCCGGCGGTCCGACGGCAATCCGGAGCGTTATCGGCCGCAGCGCGTAATACAATGTACCCGCAGCAGCTCCGAAAACGAGAAACCCGATGGCTAAAATCAGCAGCAGGGTCTTCGTCTGTCTCCGCCCTCGGCGGGCTGCGTCACTGCGTTTCATCGGAGCATCAGACGAGGACATTTGCCGCTGCCGGTTGGAGGCCAAAATCGCTGCCTGTTTCGGAAGAGTATCACGCTGTTCTGGAAAACGATAATGTCCGAGCAGCACCAATAGTTTCTTGGAGCCGGCGTGAGCTCTTCGAGCTTGCATCATCATCTCCGATTCCGCACTTCACGTCGCGATTGCCGGATTGACGCCACACTACCTTGATCCTCCTCGCCAAATAGACCACCATCGTGCGATTGACCGCTCACGGTAGAATGGGCGAGGAAACGCGAATGTCCGAGCTTCCTGGATCTTGCCTGACTGAACGGACGCCGTCGGCGCCGACCATGCAGATGCTCGCGCACGCGCCGATGAGCGACATCATCGATGCCTTGGCCGGCGGGCGGATCACCGCGAGGGCGCTGGCCGAATTCTATCTCGCGCGCATCGCGGCGTATGACCGCGACGGGCCTAAGCTCAACTCGGTCCGTGCACTCAATCCCGATGCGCTCGCGGGCACGCTCGACGGCACGAGGCCGTCGCCCCAGCGGCCGCTGGCGGGCGTCCCTATCCTACTCAAGGACAATATCGCGACCGGGGACGAACAGCCGACCACGGCGGGCTCGCTGGCGCTGGAGAGTGCGCGCGCCAGGGATGACGCCACCATCGTCAAGCTGCTGCGGCGTGCCGGCGCGGTGATCCTGGGCAAGGCGAACCTGATGGAGTTCGCCAATATGCTCGCGATCGACATGCCCGCGGGCTATTCATCGCTCGGCGGCCAGGTGAAGAACCCCTATGCGCCCGCGCTGGACGATCGTGGGATTCCGGTGATGTCTCCAGGGGGATCGAGCTCGGGTTCGGCGGTCGCCGTGACAGCCGGCCTCTGCGCGGCCTCAATTGGCACGGAGACCTCAGGCTCGCTGCTGCATCCCGCCAGCCTGAACGGCCTCGTCACCGTGAAACCGACCGTCGGGCTGATCAGCCGCGCCGGCATCCTGCCGATTGCGCACAGCCAGGACACCGCCGGTCCGATGACGCGCACGGTGCGCGATGCCGCGATGCTGCTGAATGTGCTGGCTGCCAAGGACCCGCTCGACCCAGCGACGCAAGAGCAACGGCGGCCGGCCGACTACACCGCCGGCCTCGTCACCGACGCGATGAAGGGCGCGCGCATCGGCGTGCCGAGCGACCCCGCCGACCCGCTGAACGATTGCTATTACGGCAAGCTGCCGCCGAAGTCGGCCAAGCTGATGGCCGAGGTGATCAAGGTGCTGGAGGATCTCGGCGCCGTCATCGTGCAGGCCAGCATGCCGACACTTGGCTGGATCGGTGGACCGGGCACGACCATGGCCGTGCTCAACCGCAATCCGCTGAGCACCCACAAAGGCACGGTCGCAAGACCCCCGGTCGTCTTTCTGTACGAGATGAAGCACGGTCTCAATCTCTATCTGCGGGAATGGGCGACCAACACTGACATCAAGACCATGGCCGACATCGTGGCCTTCAACGCAGCGAACGCCGACAATGCGCTCCGTTTCGGACAGGACCACTTCCTCGCCGCTGACCTGACCAGGGGCGATCTGAGCGAGCCCGAGTACAAGTCCGCACGTGCCATGGACCTGCTCTCCGCCAGGACGCGCGGAATGGACGCCTATATGAACCAGCACGAGCTCGACGCGGTGCTGTTCCCCGGCGCCTACGGCGCCATAATCGCCGCCAAGGCGGGCTATCCCAGCGTCATGGTGCCTGGCGGCTTCGTCTCGGGGACGAACGACGGCAAAGACACGCCCGACTATCCGCTCGGCGTCACCTTCGCAGGGCGCGCCTGGAGCGAGCACAAGCTGCTGCGTCTGGCGTATGCCTTCGAGCAAGCAACGAACGCACGCAAGCCGCCGCCGGGTTTGCCCGAGCTGTGATGTCGCCCGCGTCAGCGCGAGCTTGCGAGACCAAACCGTCATTCCGCGGCGCCAGTTGGCCCGAGCCCGGAATGGCGGTGGACCACCTTGATCCTCCCTGCCACATAGACCACCATTGCCTCCTTACCGCTCACACCAAGAATGGGCGAGGAAACGCGCATGTATGCAACTCCCGGATTTGGCCTCATCGAGCGCGCCCGCGCCGTCGCGCCGCTCATTGCCGACGCGGCGACTGGCGTAGCAACCATTAAGTCTGGATGACGTTTTCGCGCCAGGGCGTACCTCTGGCAACGACAGTGTTGGCATAGATCAGGAGCTTCCTGGCGCAAGCCACCATAGCGACGTTGTGGGCTTTCCCCGCGGCCGTGAGACGGCTGTAGAGGTTGATCAAGGCCTTATTCCAGCGGAAGGCTGCGGGGAGCGCGGCGGCGTAGAGGGAGCGCCGAAGACGGCCCCGGCCCCCGGCGATGTGACGCTGGCCTTTGTATTTCCCGCTGTCGTCGTCGAAGGGAGCAAGACCTGCGAGCGCCGATGCCTGCTCCCGGTTGATGCGGCCGAGCTCGGGCATCCGGATAATCAGGGCAAGCGCGGTGCGTTCGCCAATGCCCGGAACGCTTATGACGAGATCAAGTCGGGCAGCCAGGTCGTGGTGATCGCGCAATTGCTTGGCAATGAGGCGTAGCTGCGCCAGTCTTCGCACCTTGAGCCGCGCAATGTCGGCGAGAACCATTCGTTTCAGGCGCGGTTCG of the Bradyrhizobium sp. WSM1417 genome contains:
- a CDS encoding TAXI family TRAP transporter solute-binding subunit; this encodes MSSSDAPMKRSDAARRGRRQTKTLLLILAIGFLVFGAAAGTLYYALRPITLRIAVGPPGSNDHKVIEAMTEAFANESRTVRLSPITTAGAAEALALLGAGKADLAVGRGDLEMPADAQTVVILRKNFVVLWSSSGPAGKGSKRKPAPKIKEVADLAGHKVGVIGATPANAALLRVILSAAGVEPDKVTVAQFGTGQLEELARDPSLDAFMAVGPLDSKITADAIAATARTRGEPKFLAIDASEAIALKHPRYESEEIPPSIFNANPARPDDKVETVSVSHLIVARNALSETTVAAFYRQQFALRQAIARQVPGAAQITKPDTEKEAELPVHRGAAAVIDGTERTFLDRYGDYFWFALLLLSGIGSAGAWLRQYLNRDERDENTGHRNRILALVSKVRTAEFDHELLAMQQEVDSIIEETLGCYDDGAIEEEELAAFGLVLELFDHALSERRAALQTPPSNVLAARR
- a CDS encoding N-acetyltransferase; this translates as MVRTVFVAPDVQARGIGKLLMVEIEHTARERNIPSLTLSSSVTAEAFYARLGFNGVRDNYHGDERTIVMERLLKDPT
- a CDS encoding amidase family protein, whose amino-acid sequence is MSELPGSCLTERTPSAPTMQMLAHAPMSDIIDALAGGRITARALAEFYLARIAAYDRDGPKLNSVRALNPDALAGTLDGTRPSPQRPLAGVPILLKDNIATGDEQPTTAGSLALESARARDDATIVKLLRRAGAVILGKANLMEFANMLAIDMPAGYSSLGGQVKNPYAPALDDRGIPVMSPGGSSSGSAVAVTAGLCAASIGTETSGSLLHPASLNGLVTVKPTVGLISRAGILPIAHSQDTAGPMTRTVRDAAMLLNVLAAKDPLDPATQEQRRPADYTAGLVTDAMKGARIGVPSDPADPLNDCYYGKLPPKSAKLMAEVIKVLEDLGAVIVQASMPTLGWIGGPGTTMAVLNRNPLSTHKGTVARPPVVFLYEMKHGLNLYLREWATNTDIKTMADIVAFNAANADNALRFGQDHFLAADLTRGDLSEPEYKSARAMDLLSARTRGMDAYMNQHELDAVLFPGAYGAIIAAKAGYPSVMVPGGFVSGTNDGKDTPDYPLGVTFAGRAWSEHKLLRLAYAFEQATNARKPPPGLPEL
- a CDS encoding IS110 family transposase yields the protein MIVAGIDTAKDKLDVAICGQTQRLQVANSMRGWKQLRLELTKAGVERVGIEATGGYERGVVRHLQAAGFLVLVLQPIQVRAFARMHRQRAKNDALDAALIAACATAIEPHEIGADQRLTALADGLTFVEQIEEDIARFKTRLEHIAEPRLKRMVLADIARLKVRRLAQLRLIAKQLRDHHDLAARLDLVISVPGIGERTALALIIRMPELGRINREQASALAGLAPFDDDSGKYKGQRHIAGGRGRLRRSLYAAALPAAFRWNKALINLYSRLTAAGKAHNVAMVACARKLLIYANTVVARGTPWRENVIQT